The sequence CAAGTATTCCCCGAGTAGCGATTTTTACAACCTTGATTAAAATAAAcaagtaaacaagggaaattaccTGCGTATAGCACTCTATTGCAGTGCTAAATTCTTTTTGCCGAAATGCAACATCACCCTTCTTTTTCGAGTTCAGTGACTCTTGCATTTGATCGGTCCACATTTGAAACGAGAGCTTAAACGAAAAACAAATAAATCAGAAAGTATCAAAAGCTAATATACAGCTGGCAACATTTTTCATCTGAAAATTATTGAGAACTATTAGGTAAAAGTTTCGTCTAACTTAAGGTAGTAGAGGTGGCATTTTCAACCCATTTTTGTAAAACAGACCAATTCCGCATGAAGATATACAGTAAAAACAAACAAAATGGGTAAAATCTATATCTATATTGCTTGGTTAAAAGAAAGTAGTGGTCAAAAGTCCATAGTTAGATACCTCTTTAAAGTGGATTGAAACCTACAAAATAGTTTTTTCTTTTACCTTTGTTTTggcgaaatacataaatatataaattaataaggaTCCGAAGATCAAAATTGAGGTACAATGGCAGGCTCGATAACTGGTGTGAAAAGATATGATGATCCACTAGCAATATTGTGCACTAACTAATGAAGGGAGCTCTAACATACAACCTAACCCCGAGTAAATCAACATTGAACCAAATCATACAAACAACAAACAAAATAGTTTAATATAAGaatattagatattagatattaTATATAACCTCAGTTGTTTGTCCTGCGTCATCTTTATAAGAAAGCTGTTCCATAACCTCGTGTATCGCAGTCAAATCCATTCTTAAGCAAGCTTCACCAAGTGGAGATCGAGGTAAAAATGAGGTAGTCGTTTGGATACCCATCAACACGTGTGATGGAATCTAAATGCCAAAAAATTATATTAGATTACAATAAGTGATCCTCAAATGCAGGTAATGGTTTTGATGATCTACAAATTCTGTAAATGGCAAAAGTTAGGTATTATTCACAGGGCCAATATGTCAACAAACCTCGGTCTCCTTTTGAAGAGAAATTAGAGCGGACACTACCGTTTTTGGATCTGGGCGTTCTCGGGGTTCATATTGCAAACAACGAGAAGCCAGACGCACCAACTCGGTTCCGTCATCATTAGAGAATTGTCCTTCTAGACATGAATCTGTAAGCATTTGAAGGTTCCGATCCCGTATCAAATCAAGCGCCTAAAACAACAAAACAAATTCATATAAATACGATTTCGAACTAATTATCTACAAGGCTTCATCTTTCGTAATAATGTCTGTACTTACGTGGCTAGGAGGAATGTGCTTTCCGCTAAGAAGGTCAAGCAAAAGAGTCCCAAAGCTATATATGACACTTTCTGGAGTTACTCTCCCTGCATAAATATTAGAAAAGTGGTTGAATACTtgtaaaattaccaaaatacccttcaATAATGACAAGCTTATAGGTAAAGAGGTAGGCCAAGCTTAAAAATTTCAAAACTTGGAAACATTTGCAACTATGATGGAATAAAAACAAACTCTTGAATTTAGTTTTATGTAAACGTACCGGTTTTCAAATACTCGGGAGGAGTAAACGCAAGATTTGTACTATAACTTTTACCATCTCTACTATTCTTCATGAGCCCAAAACATGAAAGTCTCGGATTaccttcctgtaaaaatataacgcATGAATAATTGGATCCAATGAAGATTCAAGAATCAAGAAAAAGTATCAAAAACCATAACTTTACCTCATCAAACAAGACTCGATAAGCATTGAGGTCGTGATAAAGAGCACGGCCTTTACTTGTACAATATTCAAGAGCTTCTGCAAGATGTAGCACCACTCGTAACCTCATTGCCCACTTCATTGGGTGTGATTCCCCTAATTTAACAGAGCTTATACCGTAAGCCACGGCAAAGAAACACACACAATACACAATTGCAACTCATTTATGTGAATGTAGACCATTTGTGTCAACATGTCATATTTGATTgctaacgggtcaaatgggtagaGACCGTAGAGTTATATAAGTTTGTCTTTTACAATGGGTCAAATAGATTGAATAGATTAAAAACGCCCCAA comes from Rutidosis leptorrhynchoides isolate AG116_Rl617_1_P2 chromosome 4, CSIRO_AGI_Rlap_v1, whole genome shotgun sequence and encodes:
- the LOC139844790 gene encoding serine/threonine-protein kinase BSK7-like; this encodes MGSLCTKLIPCCLVSSQDSSVLEDPKVGSKEEESSDPTAFKEFKLEQLINATSGFAVENIVSEHGEKAPNVVYKGKLDNQMRIAVKRFNRSAWPDSQQFKEEAKSVGQLRNVRLANLLGCCCEDDERLLVAEYMPNNTLAKHLFHWESHPMKWAMRLRVVLHLAEALEYCTSKGRALYHDLNAYRVLFDEEGNPRLSCFGLMKNSRDGKSYSTNLAFTPPEYLKTGRVTPESVIYSFGTLLLDLLSGKHIPPSHALDLIRDRNLQMLTDSCLEGQFSNDDGTELVRLASRCLQYEPRERPDPKTVVSALISLQKETEIPSHVLMGIQTTTSFLPRSPLGEACLRMDLTAIHEVMEQLSYKDDAGQTTELSFQMWTDQMQESLNSKKKGDVAFRQKEFSTAIECYTQFIEYGPTVSPTVYARRSLSYLMNDMPKEALSDAMQAQVISPVWHIASYLQATSLFALKMETEAHVALKEAATLESKKSGTTTNGQ